A single region of the Archangium lipolyticum genome encodes:
- a CDS encoding agmatinase family protein, which translates to MDTPHDPLAGLRPAADSRDPRASSLLRPFEPGVPLRDRTVVLGLPYDGGIPSRPGARFGPKALREALSSYGSFDGQRELADIVDMGDLALASMNASKAHARIEEASRNLFSTGARPFFVGGDHGITGSLLRGLAAARPGLRLALVTLDAHLDVREYDDAASLSSGTPFRRALETSILTGSRTAMLGIRRFANSRYYLSWVREQGVHVYSVEDVAERGAAAIAREALSQVMRDADALYLSVDIDAADAAVAPGVSAVGVGGLSSREMIDIIRTVSADPRLIGADLMELSPPHDENQRTAKLAARLLLEVLSARG; encoded by the coding sequence GTGGATACTCCTCATGACCCTCTCGCCGGCCTCCGCCCGGCCGCCGATTCCCGCGACCCCCGCGCCTCCTCCCTCCTGCGCCCCTTCGAGCCCGGTGTCCCGCTCCGCGACCGCACCGTCGTCCTCGGTCTGCCCTATGACGGCGGCATTCCGTCTCGTCCCGGTGCCCGCTTCGGCCCCAAGGCCCTCCGCGAGGCCCTCTCCTCCTATGGCTCCTTCGATGGGCAGCGCGAGCTCGCCGACATCGTGGACATGGGAGACCTCGCGCTCGCCTCCATGAACGCCTCCAAGGCCCATGCCCGCATCGAGGAGGCCTCCCGGAATCTCTTCTCCACCGGCGCCCGCCCGTTCTTCGTCGGCGGCGACCATGGCATCACCGGCTCTCTTCTTCGCGGGCTCGCCGCCGCTCGTCCGGGTTTGCGTCTCGCGCTCGTCACGCTCGATGCCCACCTGGATGTCCGCGAGTATGATGACGCCGCCTCGCTCTCCAGCGGCACGCCCTTCCGCCGCGCCCTGGAGACCTCCATCCTCACCGGCTCGCGCACCGCGATGCTCGGCATCCGCCGCTTCGCCAACTCCCGGTACTACCTCTCCTGGGTCCGCGAGCAGGGCGTCCACGTCTACTCCGTCGAGGACGTGGCCGAGCGCGGTGCCGCCGCCATCGCGCGCGAGGCCCTGTCCCAGGTCATGCGCGACGCGGATGCCCTCTACCTCAGCGTCGACATCGACGCCGCCGATGCCGCCGTGGCCCCGGGTGTCAGCGCCGTGGGCGTGGGAGGTCTGTCCTCGCGCGAGATGATCGACATCATCCGCACCGTGTCCGCCGACCCGCGGCTCATCGGCGCGGACCTGATGGAGCTGTCTCCGCCCCACGACGAGAACCAGCGCACCGCCAAGCTCGCCGCCCGCCTGTTGTTGGAGGTGCTCTCGGCGCGGGGCTGA